A window from Lentimicrobium sp. L6 encodes these proteins:
- a CDS encoding DUF2490 domain-containing protein — translation MINQLVYKYLSILLFVMIGFVIAFPVTAQEEDFQIWGDISAKYKINKKFRLDTQLGIRTRENSELLKQYHWDLGVKYKLNKRFSLGTRYRFIDYYEFGKTSIHRWNLDLVYDNKFGRFSYDIRGRYQQQWFYSNYKQEYSEQLFRSKFELSYDVRKNKIEPFIAIEHYLGLNGELKWLTAQMRYTIGASYPINKWSDLSLAYRIQREYYKYMPLRAYILLVSYSVDLN, via the coding sequence ATGATTAATCAATTAGTCTATAAATATTTATCTATCTTACTTTTTGTGATGATTGGGTTTGTAATAGCATTTCCAGTTACTGCTCAAGAGGAGGATTTTCAAATCTGGGGAGATATTTCAGCGAAATATAAAATCAATAAGAAGTTTCGATTGGATACCCAACTGGGAATTAGGACGAGAGAAAACTCGGAATTATTAAAACAATACCACTGGGACCTAGGTGTGAAATACAAGTTAAATAAACGCTTTTCTTTAGGAACTCGATATCGTTTTATTGATTATTACGAATTTGGTAAGACCTCTATTCATCGATGGAATTTAGACTTGGTTTATGATAATAAATTTGGACGATTCTCTTATGATATTCGTGGACGCTACCAACAACAATGGTTTTATAGCAATTATAAACAGGAATATAGCGAACAATTATTTCGTTCAAAGTTTGAGCTCAGCTACGATGTTAGAAAAAACAAGATTGAGCCTTTTATCGCCATTGAACATTATCTAGGTTTAAATGGTGAATTGAAATGGTTAACTGCGCAAATGCGATATACTATTGGAGCCAGTTATCCAATAAATAAATGGTCGGACTTAAGCTTGGCATATAGAATTCAAAGAGAATATTACAAATATATGCCATTGCGAGCTTATATTTTATTGGTTTCCTATTCTGTTGATTTGAATTAA
- a CDS encoding polyphosphate polymerase domain-containing protein, producing the protein MSDLKEAIAVVDKMEAISLKEMDRVSLMDRVDTKFYFDEEYLAPILESIRQYYHVLEIEGIRIMPYESVYYDTADRQMLRWHQNGKLNRYKIRRRKYMLTGQDFLEIKFKSNKGNTEKTRRLYNVNTEKDKKFILENTPFSMNDLEHVLNNSFQRIMLVNRISAERVTIDLNVSFGESDNDEMTKLEKLVVLEVKSERSGGMSEIQRKLKEFHIYPNGFSKFITGMYIFHKDLKFNRFKRRFSMISKTMGTDSL; encoded by the coding sequence ATGAGTGATTTAAAGGAAGCTATTGCAGTAGTTGACAAGATGGAAGCTATTTCGTTGAAAGAAATGGATAGAGTGAGTTTGATGGATAGGGTAGATACCAAGTTCTATTTTGATGAAGAATATCTAGCTCCTATTCTAGAATCTATAAGGCAGTATTATCATGTACTAGAAATTGAAGGCATTAGAATAATGCCCTATGAAAGTGTTTATTACGATACTGCAGATAGGCAAATGTTGCGTTGGCATCAAAATGGGAAACTGAATAGATATAAGATTCGTCGAAGAAAATATATGTTGACAGGTCAGGATTTCTTAGAAATAAAATTCAAATCCAATAAAGGAAATACTGAGAAAACTAGAAGGTTATATAATGTCAATACAGAAAAGGATAAGAAGTTTATCCTTGAAAATACTCCTTTTAGTATGAATGATCTCGAACATGTGCTCAATAATAGCTTTCAAAGAATCATGTTGGTGAATAGAATAAGTGCTGAACGTGTAACCATAGATTTGAATGTGAGCTTTGGGGAGAGTGACAATGATGAAATGACTAAATTAGAGAAATTAGTAGTTTTAGAGGTAAAGTCGGAGCGTTCTGGTGGAATGAGTGAAATCCAGCGTAAGCTAAAGGAGTTTCATATCTATCCAAATGGCTTTAGTAAATTTATCACTGGTATGTATATTTTTCATAAAGATCTTAAATTTAATCGGTTTAAGAGACGGTTTTCTATGATCAGTAAAACCATGGGAACTGACTCTTTATAA
- the porQ gene encoding type IX secretion system protein PorQ: MRKFTLSLLLTSLLFGTLAFAQSGEKHTYKFLTLPNSARIAGLGGNFATINDNDINMAVANPSLINPKMHNNLGMSFVDYHSDVNYGYATYGRHFNKIGSFVGTMQFIDYGTFDYANETGDVQGNFSAGEYAMNIGWGRSLDSTFFIGANLKGIYSSLESYNSFGLAVDVAGTYYNEKAKFTASLIFSNIGRQITTYNGYNETLPFEIKAGLSKTLQHIPLTFSVLFTNLQKWDLTYPETESSSGSFNSEESSKSGIADFSDKLMRHIVIGAELRPFKVIRLRIGYNYLRRQEMAIESKPGTVGWSWGLGVKVYKFEVAYSRSAQYLGPSYNFFTLTTNIDSFFKTIN, translated from the coding sequence GTGAGAAAATTTACTTTAAGCTTACTTCTGACATCTCTTTTATTTGGCACTTTAGCATTTGCACAAAGTGGAGAAAAACATACTTATAAATTCCTTACGCTTCCAAACTCAGCCAGAATAGCAGGTCTAGGAGGAAATTTTGCAACCATTAATGATAATGACATTAATATGGCTGTTGCCAATCCTTCCTTGATTAATCCTAAAATGCACAATAACCTTGGGATGAGTTTTGTGGATTATCACTCCGATGTTAATTATGGATATGCTACCTATGGTAGACATTTCAATAAAATTGGAAGTTTTGTTGGAACCATGCAGTTTATTGATTATGGAACATTCGATTATGCGAATGAAACCGGCGATGTGCAAGGTAATTTCTCAGCTGGCGAATATGCCATGAATATAGGTTGGGGACGTTCTTTAGATAGTACTTTCTTCATTGGAGCCAATTTAAAAGGAATTTATAGTAGCTTAGAAAGTTATAATAGTTTTGGTTTAGCTGTTGATGTGGCAGGAACCTATTATAATGAAAAGGCAAAATTTACAGCCTCATTAATCTTTAGCAATATTGGTCGTCAAATTACTACCTATAATGGCTATAACGAAACCCTTCCTTTCGAAATAAAAGCTGGTCTTTCTAAGACCTTACAACATATTCCATTAACTTTTTCTGTGTTATTTACGAATCTTCAGAAATGGGATTTAACTTACCCAGAAACAGAATCATCATCTGGTTCGTTTAATAGTGAAGAAAGTTCTAAAAGTGGAATAGCTGATTTTAGTGACAAATTAATGCGTCATATTGTGATTGGAGCCGAACTTAGACCATTTAAAGTTATCCGTTTACGAATTGGCTATAATTATTTAAGAAGACAAGAAATGGCCATAGAAAGCAAACCCGGAACTGTAGGTTGGTCATGGGGATTAGGTGTAAAAGTTTATAAATTCGAAGTAGCCTATTCTCGTAGTGCTCAATACCTCGGCCCTTCTTATAACTTCTTTACATTAACTACCAATATTGACAGTTTCTTTAAAACAATAAATTAA
- a CDS encoding MFS transporter, whose product MQKKPRLSFWQIWNMSFGFLGIQFGFALQNANASRILSTFGADVEHLSWFWLAAPLTGMIVQPIIGHFSDKTWNRFGRRRPYFLFGAVLTSIALVLMPNSGNLAVYMSPMIIGAGMLMIMDASINISMEPFRALVADLLPSDQRTLGFSIQTFLIGIGAVFGSFMPYILAEWVGISKESVTGGIPDNVIFSFYIGAAVLIATILWTVFRTKEYPPEDFEEFARQEAIEKGEIEEGEEIIKAKKQSGFLEVFNDFKNMPTTMKQLGVVQFFSWFALFSMWVFTTPAIAQHIYGLDITDASSAEYNEAGNWVGTLFAVYNGVAMFYALLLPFIATKIGRKRTHAVSLIAGGLGLISMYFITDKDWLLLSMVGIGFAWASILAMPYAILAGSIPVKKMGIYMGIFNFFITFPQIVNGVFGGPIVKRLYDSQAIIAIVIAGVFMILGAASVFFVKDKDAIVK is encoded by the coding sequence ATGCAAAAAAAACCAAGACTCAGTTTTTGGCAAATATGGAATATGAGCTTTGGATTCCTAGGAATTCAGTTCGGTTTCGCCCTTCAAAATGCAAATGCAAGCAGAATATTAAGCACATTTGGTGCCGATGTTGAGCACCTTTCCTGGTTCTGGCTTGCTGCTCCCTTAACCGGAATGATAGTTCAACCTATCATTGGTCACTTTTCCGATAAAACATGGAATCGCTTCGGTCGACGTCGCCCCTACTTTTTGTTTGGTGCTGTTTTGACCTCCATCGCACTCGTCTTGATGCCTAACTCCGGGAATCTTGCCGTATATATGTCACCAATGATTATTGGAGCTGGTATGCTAATGATTATGGATGCCAGTATTAACATCTCCATGGAGCCATTTAGAGCTCTTGTTGCTGACTTACTTCCATCCGATCAAAGAACACTTGGTTTTTCCATACAAACTTTCCTTATAGGAATTGGTGCCGTTTTTGGCTCATTTATGCCTTATATACTTGCCGAATGGGTTGGTATAAGTAAGGAAAGCGTCACTGGTGGAATCCCCGACAATGTTATTTTCAGTTTTTATATAGGTGCAGCTGTTTTAATTGCTACTATCTTATGGACCGTTTTTAGAACCAAAGAATATCCTCCAGAAGATTTTGAGGAATTTGCTAGACAAGAAGCCATAGAAAAAGGAGAGATAGAAGAAGGGGAAGAAATTATTAAAGCAAAAAAACAATCTGGTTTTTTAGAAGTTTTCAACGATTTCAAAAATATGCCCACAACCATGAAACAGTTGGGAGTGGTACAGTTCTTTAGTTGGTTTGCTCTATTTAGCATGTGGGTTTTCACTACACCCGCCATTGCACAACATATTTATGGTCTCGATATCACCGATGCTTCATCTGCAGAATATAATGAAGCAGGAAACTGGGTAGGCACCCTATTTGCTGTTTATAACGGAGTAGCTATGTTCTACGCCCTCCTCTTACCATTTATTGCTACCAAGATTGGTAGAAAAAGAACTCATGCTGTTTCACTTATTGCTGGTGGATTGGGATTAATTAGTATGTATTTTATTACAGATAAAGATTGGTTACTACTTTCAATGGTAGGAATTGGATTTGCTTGGGCTAGTATTTTAGCCATGCCTTATGCTATTCTTGCTGGTTCTATTCCTGTGAAAAAGATGGGAATTTATATGGGCATTTTTAATTTCTTCATCACTTTTCCTCAAATTGTAAATGGAGTTTTTGGTGGACCTATCGTTAAAAGGCTTTATGATTCACAAGCCATCATTGCTATTGTCATTGCAGGTGTATTTATGATATTAGGTGCCGCTTCTGTTTTCTTTGTAAAAGATAAAGATGCCATTGTAAAATAA
- the malQ gene encoding 4-alpha-glucanotransferase: protein MNRTSGVLCPLFSLNGDYGIGQMGKSAFNFIDYLSECGFTHWQILPLNPVDFVKSPYSSPSAFAGYFALIDPDQLFDMKLLNRTEMPLPSREKEDRVSYQIVEELMHNTLKTAFNNFYKYADNKLLTDYDLFLSQNSKWLNDYALFMAIKDHHEGSMWTQWTDQYKFYNQLSREDKLPFMESAEFYKFIQFVFFKQWKKITAYAHQKNIKIIGDMPIYVSYDSADVWSQTHLFQLEDDLNPKAVAGVPPDFFAQDGQLWGFPLYEWEAHQISNFQWWKARTKHQLEMYDHLRFDHFRAIEAYWSVPGDHPTARYGQWIKAPGKELLDAIAGIKENGLIAENLGDISEEVEILRKDFKIPGMKILQFAFGGHIQDQHLPYNAPNEDIYYSGTHDNDTLHGWLQTLSPHAFEHLCKYYGVTVEQVHVVWLVDRILSGPAKLLILPIQDYWGLTESCRFNSPGTVSDDNWTWRLTQKELDNNNSSKVKERLQFFGRTKL from the coding sequence ATGAACAGAACATCAGGAGTATTATGTCCTTTATTCTCTTTAAACGGAGATTATGGAATAGGACAAATGGGTAAATCTGCCTTTAATTTTATCGATTATTTATCGGAATGTGGATTTACACATTGGCAAATTCTACCTTTAAATCCAGTAGATTTTGTAAAATCACCCTACTCCTCACCCTCCGCTTTTGCAGGATATTTTGCTTTAATTGATCCTGATCAATTATTTGACATGAAACTTTTGAACAGAACAGAAATGCCTTTGCCCTCTCGGGAGAAGGAAGACCGTGTTTCCTATCAAATAGTAGAGGAGCTAATGCATAACACTCTAAAAACTGCTTTCAATAACTTTTATAAGTATGCAGATAATAAACTACTTACAGATTACGATTTATTTCTGAGCCAAAACTCCAAATGGCTGAATGACTATGCTCTTTTCATGGCCATAAAAGACCATCATGAAGGAAGCATGTGGACCCAATGGACTGATCAATATAAGTTTTACAATCAGCTTTCCCGAGAAGACAAACTCCCTTTTATGGAATCTGCTGAATTTTATAAGTTTATCCAGTTTGTATTTTTCAAGCAATGGAAAAAAATCACAGCATATGCACATCAGAAAAACATCAAAATTATTGGGGACATGCCCATTTATGTGAGTTATGATAGTGCCGATGTTTGGAGTCAAACTCATTTATTCCAATTGGAAGATGATTTAAATCCAAAAGCTGTAGCTGGTGTTCCTCCAGATTTCTTTGCGCAAGATGGGCAATTATGGGGCTTTCCTCTCTATGAATGGGAAGCACATCAAATAAGCAATTTCCAATGGTGGAAAGCAAGAACCAAACACCAATTAGAAATGTATGATCATTTGCGATTCGATCATTTTAGAGCCATAGAAGCTTATTGGTCTGTTCCCGGTGACCATCCTACAGCAAGATATGGACAATGGATTAAAGCGCCGGGGAAAGAATTACTAGATGCGATAGCTGGTATTAAGGAAAATGGACTCATAGCCGAAAACCTTGGAGATATTTCTGAGGAGGTTGAAATTTTGAGGAAAGACTTTAAAATTCCAGGCATGAAAATTCTACAATTTGCCTTTGGTGGACATATACAAGACCAACACCTCCCCTATAATGCCCCAAATGAAGACATATATTATAGTGGCACACATGATAACGACACCTTACATGGCTGGTTACAAACACTTTCTCCTCATGCTTTTGAACACCTCTGTAAATATTACGGAGTGACGGTTGAACAAGTTCATGTGGTTTGGTTAGTGGACAGAATCCTCAGTGGTCCAGCCAAATTACTCATACTTCCCATTCAAGATTATTGGGGTTTAACAGAAAGTTGCAGGTTCAACTCACCAGGTACTGTTTCTGATGACAACTGGACTTGGCGTTTAACCCAAAAAGAATTGGATAATAACAATAGCTCCAAAGTTAAAGAACGCTTACAATTTTTCGGAAGGACTAAATTATAA
- a CDS encoding DUF2461 domain-containing protein — translation MSVNKNNIISFLSELSENNHKLWFDANKQSYLEAKQEMEDLVQNVIERIAEFDSSVADQQAKKCVFRIYRDVRFSKNKEPYKNNMGGFIVPGGKKSGKAGYYLHLEPGNSFIAGGVYMPESANLKKIREEVLYNTKVFKSIIESDKFVETFGQVEGEKLKRPPKGFPADFADVELLKFKSYTVLHKVPDAEVNNSGFVNQVIEAFKVMKDFNHFLNQAMD, via the coding sequence ATGAGCGTAAATAAAAACAACATAATTAGCTTTTTAAGTGAACTGAGTGAGAACAACCATAAACTATGGTTCGATGCCAATAAACAGAGTTATTTAGAGGCAAAACAAGAAATGGAGGATTTGGTTCAGAATGTGATTGAGAGAATAGCGGAGTTTGATTCTTCAGTTGCCGACCAACAAGCAAAAAAATGTGTTTTTAGAATTTATAGAGATGTTCGTTTTTCTAAAAATAAAGAGCCATATAAAAATAATATGGGTGGTTTTATAGTTCCTGGAGGTAAGAAGAGTGGCAAAGCAGGTTACTATTTACATTTAGAGCCAGGAAATAGCTTTATTGCTGGAGGAGTGTATATGCCAGAATCAGCCAATCTAAAGAAAATTAGAGAAGAAGTTTTGTATAATACCAAAGTTTTCAAAAGTATTATTGAGTCGGACAAGTTTGTTGAAACCTTTGGACAAGTGGAGGGGGAGAAATTAAAAAGACCACCAAAAGGATTTCCAGCTGATTTTGCCGATGTAGAATTACTGAAATTTAAAAGCTATACGGTGCTTCATAAAGTACCGGATGCAGAGGTGAATAATTCAGGATTTGTAAATCAGGTGATTGAGGCATTTAAAGTGATGAAAGACTTTAATCATTTCCTTAATCAGGCTATGGATTAG
- a CDS encoding DUF3078 domain-containing protein: MRKVVLLIIIGLLGLLNGVKASEKDYTLPPAIILPIDSIKVYDSGTYWRWEGRTRLNMNTILLSNWADGGESSFSTTAYFDLVAKYEKGNFKFENYLNTAYGLQLYRYSGTRKSEDKLNLNSSVAHQFVKNYFYNAQLDFKSQYSEGFKYPNDSTVVSDWFAPAYLTLSLGIENKSIEGLSMFFAPVAGKLIFVMNQDLADAGSYGVKAAVKDEEGNILVPGDNIKAELGVNIKLRYRKELFKNIDVSSTMNLYNNYADPDPSNQWNIDVDWETLFDFTINKYFVANLYLHMIYDHNVKVPEYEVVDGDRIKTGESINLQVKQNYGFGIAFKF, from the coding sequence ATGAGAAAAGTTGTTTTATTAATTATTATTGGCCTTTTGGGCTTATTAAATGGTGTGAAGGCTAGTGAGAAGGATTATACGCTTCCTCCAGCCATTATATTGCCAATAGATTCTATTAAAGTATATGATTCTGGGACTTATTGGAGGTGGGAAGGAAGAACTCGTCTTAATATGAATACTATTTTATTAAGCAATTGGGCTGATGGTGGAGAAAGCTCTTTTTCTACAACAGCATATTTTGATTTAGTGGCAAAGTATGAGAAAGGAAATTTTAAATTTGAGAATTATTTAAATACTGCATATGGCTTACAATTATATAGATATTCTGGGACACGTAAATCTGAGGATAAATTAAATTTAAACTCCAGTGTTGCTCATCAATTTGTTAAGAATTATTTTTATAATGCCCAGTTAGATTTCAAAAGCCAATATAGTGAAGGTTTTAAATATCCTAATGATTCTACTGTGGTATCTGATTGGTTTGCACCAGCATACCTAACTTTGTCTTTGGGCATTGAAAATAAATCTATCGAAGGTTTATCTATGTTTTTTGCTCCAGTAGCAGGTAAACTAATATTTGTAATGAATCAAGATTTGGCAGATGCGGGTAGCTACGGTGTTAAAGCAGCTGTTAAGGATGAGGAAGGTAATATATTAGTTCCTGGTGATAATATAAAGGCTGAATTGGGGGTTAATATAAAATTAAGATATAGAAAAGAATTGTTTAAAAACATAGATGTAAGTTCAACTATGAATTTATATAATAACTATGCAGATCCTGACCCTTCTAATCAATGGAATATCGATGTGGATTGGGAAACACTATTCGATTTTACCATTAATAAGTATTTTGTAGCCAACCTTTACTTACATATGATTTATGATCATAATGTAAAAGTTCCTGAATATGAGGTGGTTGATGGTGATAGGATTAAAACTGGAGAAAGTATTAATTTACAAGTGAAACAAAATTATGGTTTTGGAATTGCATTTAAATTTTAA
- a CDS encoding amidohydrolase family protein, translating to MSYTIYNSHIHTFRDIDIPRKFLPLGLVRLLASNFGANIFTTLLNHANPFSEKDLLDRYVKFIKIGKLKSQEKIFEECSKFYPEKTRFAILPMDMAYMGAGKVPRSYIKQLDELATVKKRYPNKVLPFIHIDPRRPNSLEIFKEYIEQHDFHGLKLYPPLGIFPYDERLYPIYEYCQKQKLPVIAHCSPKNPVHYKGSKNEIYELLKRSKLHIDTKKKSKKELCSYFTHPNNYKYVMTDFPDLKICAAHFGSGDQWNEYIEQPGNPDNWFSIIREMLEQYPYFYTDISFTMNDKSYFSLLKVLMCDDKINSKILFGSDYYMVETESDERRFGVDLRAFLGEQNFRKIAHSNSETFLCKSALKP from the coding sequence ATGTCATATACCATTTACAATTCGCATATCCACACTTTCCGAGATATAGATATTCCGCGTAAATTCTTACCTTTAGGATTGGTTCGATTATTGGCTAGTAACTTTGGTGCCAATATTTTCACTACGCTATTAAATCATGCAAATCCATTTTCGGAAAAAGATCTGCTTGACCGATATGTGAAATTTATCAAAATTGGGAAATTAAAAAGCCAAGAGAAGATATTTGAAGAATGCTCTAAATTCTATCCTGAAAAAACTCGCTTTGCAATTCTTCCTATGGACATGGCCTATATGGGTGCAGGTAAAGTTCCAAGATCATATATAAAACAACTCGATGAACTTGCCACAGTAAAAAAAAGATATCCCAATAAGGTCTTACCATTTATTCATATAGATCCCCGTAGACCAAATAGCTTAGAAATATTTAAAGAATACATAGAGCAACATGATTTTCACGGTCTTAAACTCTACCCTCCCCTTGGTATATTTCCATATGATGAACGACTTTATCCTATTTATGAGTATTGTCAAAAACAAAAACTACCAGTGATAGCTCATTGTAGTCCGAAAAATCCAGTGCATTATAAAGGAAGTAAAAACGAAATTTATGAGCTCCTAAAAAGATCCAAACTACACATTGATACAAAAAAGAAAAGTAAGAAAGAACTATGTTCATATTTTACACATCCCAACAACTACAAATATGTAATGACAGATTTTCCGGATTTAAAAATCTGTGCTGCCCATTTTGGCTCTGGAGACCAATGGAATGAATATATAGAGCAGCCTGGGAATCCAGATAATTGGTTTAGTATTATTAGAGAAATGTTAGAGCAATATCCTTATTTCTATACCGATATTAGTTTCACTATGAATGACAAGAGTTATTTTTCTCTTCTTAAGGTCTTGATGTGCGATGATAAAATCAATTCTAAAATATTATTTGGTTCTGATTATTACATGGTAGAAACCGAATCTGACGAAAGAAGGTTTGGAGTTGACCTAAGAGCATTTTTAGGAGAACAGAATTTCAGAAAGATAGCACATTCTAATTCGGAAACTTTTCTATGTAAATCGGCATTAAAACCTTAG
- a CDS encoding phosphoadenylyl-sulfate reductase, whose amino-acid sequence MTPTDISEIRKKVTNKSPEEVISWFLKEYKGKIALSNSMGAEDQVLTHMICQMDSSTPIFTLDTGRIFPETYDLIDRTNQRYGINIQVYFPKYEEVQKMVNEKGVNLFFNSIENRKQCCNTRKMEPLKRAFKGLDVWICGLRREQSVTRTDMQIVEWDENNGLLKLNPLIDWTEEHMWGYIKKNNIPYNKLHNQGFPSIGCQPCTRAIQEGEDVRAGRWWWEDPESKECGLHAK is encoded by the coding sequence ATGACCCCAACAGATATCTCTGAAATAAGGAAAAAAGTAACTAACAAAAGTCCTGAAGAAGTAATTTCATGGTTTTTAAAAGAGTATAAAGGTAAGATTGCTTTATCAAATAGTATGGGAGCCGAAGATCAAGTGCTAACACATATGATTTGTCAAATGGACTCCTCTACTCCTATTTTCACATTGGATACTGGTAGGATATTCCCAGAAACCTATGATCTAATTGATAGAACTAACCAAAGATATGGAATTAATATTCAAGTGTATTTTCCAAAATATGAAGAGGTTCAAAAGATGGTGAATGAAAAAGGTGTTAATTTGTTTTTCAACAGTATAGAAAATCGCAAACAATGCTGCAATACACGAAAAATGGAGCCTCTAAAGCGTGCATTTAAAGGCTTAGATGTATGGATTTGTGGACTTAGAAGAGAGCAATCAGTTACTAGAACAGATATGCAAATAGTAGAATGGGACGAAAATAATGGCCTTCTTAAACTCAACCCTCTAATCGATTGGACCGAAGAACATATGTGGGGTTATATTAAAAAGAACAATATTCCTTATAACAAATTACACAATCAAGGATTTCCAAGCATTGGATGCCAACCCTGCACAAGAGCTATACAAGAAGGAGAAGATGTTAGAGCCGGACGTTGGTGGTGGGAAGACCCAGAATCAAAAGAATGTGGCTTACATGCAAAGTAG